Within the Erigeron canadensis isolate Cc75 chromosome 6, C_canadensis_v1, whole genome shotgun sequence genome, the region TGCTTTTAGGTTTGGCTTGGCCATTCAGGTGAACAAATCAACCCAACAACCTGaaactaatttaattttttttataattaattaaaaggttgACCCATCAACTCATATGACCCAAAACTCATCCAACAACCAAACAACCCACTTAATTTGTTTAACCTAAagtcaacccgtcaacccataATTCATATGACTTGTTTGCCTCAAGTCATCCGCCAACCCGTTAACTATATGACCTGCCAACCTGAAACCAACCAGCCAACTTGATTTTTTAGGGTTGGTCAGTTGGAATCTGGTTATCAAGATTGCAGATTCGGGTTGAGTTTCAAACCTAATTTTTATTTCATGTTGAATTTGGGTTGAATATTTTTAACCCGCTAGACTCGATTTACACCCGGAATCATAACAAAAAATCCAATATTGGACAATATAATTGACAATAACAAAAAATCGGAGCAAATCATACAAATCTTTGATCAATTCGTTAAATCCAATATTGGTATTATGCAAAACACTTATTTtgtatatttcaaaatttttttgtaCAATTAAACAGTCTGTCTCTTGACTATTGATacataattaacttttttacgTCCTAATTCAAGATGGATACGAAGAAATCAAATTACAAGGTATACAAGAAGAATTCTTCCAAACTCTAGCATGCATTTTAAGAATCTCTTTAGTTCTTTCACTAGTCTTACTCCCACAATCTACTTGTAACACAAAACATAGTTTCCCCACAATGCCAAGCTGCAACATCTCTTGTACCACACTCGTATTGCCCGAAAATTTAGCCACGGAGTAGAGTATCCTCACTGCTCTCGCGTTTGCTACTTGCGAAACACGAAATATTTTCTTGGATACAACTGCTAAACCCGCACCATGTTTTAGTAACTCGGCACGGCCATCAGCAGACAAGCAAATTTGGTCTAAGACAGTCAACACCATCTCTGATATACGTTTTTCGTCATCATAATCAAGTAGTATGTTGATTAATGCATGAACTAATCCTGCTTCTACTGCTTTTATTCTATTCCTTCCCCATGGACAAACGTCTATGAGGATTTTCAACGCGGCTTTTGTGGCTTTTCTTGATATTTGATTTACTAGGCATTGATTAAGCTGGATGAAGAAGTTAGGGTTTAGTGACATCATGTCAATTGGCTCAGCCACCTCAAACATTGACTTTAGTAACAAGATTGCGTAAGTACGTGACTCGAAGCTCGTGGAACGTTGCATCACACGTATCAATCCTTCAACGAATTCACCGGTCTTTTTATGTAACGATTTGAGTCCGGTTTTTGATAAATGGAGGTGGTAAACAATGCTTAGTGCTTCTTCAGCTCCGGATGAAACTTCTTCCACAAGTAAAGATGATGTCATACTACTACTCGGGTTACTTATGATGCAAGCTAGGTAATCAGCTGTTCCAACTGCTTCCATTGATCTTTTATTCATATCACTTTCCATTACAATTGCTTTAAGTCTTTTCAAACACTTCATTTGCATATTTGGAGACTTTGAATCTTGTAGGAGCTTCAAGATTTGCGATTTTGAGACTGGAAGTCGCGGAGTTGGAAATCTTTCTATGCCAAATGGTGCATTGATGGTGCACCAAGATTGGATTAATCTTCGAAGAGTATGGTTTGGGGTGAGCTCTAAATCCGTAAGGGCTTGTTTTGTTACAGGACAAGTGacatttttgtttgtgtataaCCATTTTTCGATAGATTCACGATCATATGTAATCCCGGATGATAGAATCACCGGGTCTTTCATAATATCTAAGGAAATTGGGCATATGAAATATGAAGGGACTTCTACACCATTTTCGGAATCACCCATTATAAAATGAAGTATTTAGATACAATATTCctaaatgaatatatatgagaaaagatTGAGAGTTGTAGGTTCTTATGtgaatcttgaatgtatatTGAAGAGAAAGTTTGGAGCTTTTGGTGAAGTAGTTGTGAATAATATTATGAGGTTTGAAGATCGTGAATATATAAGTAGGGTGGATAAGGACGAAAGTGATATATGTATTGATAACCAAACAAAGTCAGAACACCAAAAAAGTAAGCTTAAATTTTGGTCAAAGGTAGAGAGGATGTTTGACTTTCAAAGGAGAGGCTAATAACGCAGGTGGTTTGAAGTAAAGTGAGTGGCCAATATGCGTTGGAAATGTGTGGATTGATAAGTACTCTTGTCGGTCATGAAAAAGC harbors:
- the LOC122605173 gene encoding E3 ubiquitin-protein ligase PUB23-like, producing the protein MGDSENGVEVPSYFICPISLDIMKDPVILSSGITYDRESIEKWLYTNKNVTCPVTKQALTDLELTPNHTLRRLIQSWCTINAPFGIERFPTPRLPVSKSQILKLLQDSKSPNMQMKCLKRLKAIVMESDMNKRSMEAVGTADYLACIISNPSSSMTSSLLVEEVSSGAEEALSIVYHLHLSKTGLKSLHKKTGEFVEGLIRVMQRSTSFESRTYAILLLKSMFEVAEPIDMMSLNPNFFIQLNQCLVNQISRKATKAALKILIDVCPWGRNRIKAVEAGLVHALINILLDYDDEKRISEMVLTVLDQICLSADGRAELLKHGAGLAVVSKKIFRVSQVANARAVRILYSVAKFSGNTSVVQEMLQLGIVGKLCFVLQVDCGSKTSERTKEILKMHARVWKNSSCIPCNLISSYPS